The region CGCGACGCTCATCAAGCTCGGCCGCTTCAAGGCCGACGATCTCGGGATTCATATCCTCGGCGAAAACCAGCCGCGCGCGCAGATGGCCTACGACCGGGCCGGGTTCAAATAAGTCGGGCGCCCTTAAGGTAATGCCGGTTGCGTTCCCGCGCGGCCGCGGGCGGCCGCGCGGGCGAGCATTACGATCGGCAGAAGCCCGACCAAGACGATGCCCAGCGACGCGGCGGCGGCCTCCGCCAGCCGTTCGTCGGCGGCGAGATTGTGCGCTTGCACCGCGAGGGTGTCGAAATTGAATGGCCTGAGCAACAGCGTCGCCGGCAGCTCCTTGGTGACATCGACGAACACGATCAGCAGGGCGGCAAGCAGGCTCGGGCGCAGCAGCGGCAAATGCACGCGCGCGAGCACGCGTCCCGGCCGGGCCCCGAGGGTGCGGGCGGCGCCGTCCATGCTGGGAGTGATCTTGGCAAGGCTCGCTTCCACGGTTTGCAGCGACACGGCGAGAAAGCGGACCAGGTAGGCGAATACCAGCGCGACGATGGTTCCGGTCAGGATCAATCCGGTTGAAATTCCGAACGTCGCGCGCATCCAGGAGTCCACGGCGTTGTCGAAGGCGCCGAGCGGGATCAGCACCCCGACGGCGATCACCGATCCGGGCATCGCATAGCCCATGCCGGCTAGGCGTCCGGTTCCGAAGGATACCGGACCAGGATTTAAGCGCTGCGCGTAGGCAAGCAGCAGGGCGACAGCCAGCGCCAGCACCGCCGTGACTGCGGCGAGCGTCAGGGTGTTGGCGGCGAGACCGGCGAAGCGCGCACCCAAGTTCATGCCATCGCCCGCAAACGTCAGGCCGGCGAGGATCGCGGCCGGCAACGCAAACCCGAACAGCAGCGGCAGGGCGCAGGCAAGAATGGCGAGCGCAGCGCGAGTTCCGCCAAGCACGTAGCGCGGCAGCGGCTTTGATCGTCCGGCGGTCTGGAAATAACGCGCTTGGCCGCGGTTGCGGCGCTCGGCCGCGATCAGCACGACGACGAACGCCAGCAGCGCCAGCGACAGTTGCGCCGCCGCCACCGGGTCGTTCATGGAGAACCACGCGCGATAGATGCCGACCGTGAATGTCGGCACGCCGAAATAGGCGACGGTGCCGAAGTCGGCGAGCGTCTCCATCAGCGCCAGCGCCGCGCCGGCGACGATGGCCGGCCGCGCGAGCGGCACCGCGACCCGGACGAAAGCCTCCCAGGCGTTGCATCCGAGCGCTCGGGCGGCCTCGATCGGGCCCGCGGACTGTTCCAGGAACGCGGCGCGGGCGAGCAGATAGACGTAAGGGTAAAGCACCGCGACGAACATCGCCGCGGCGCCGAGCAACGAGCGGATGTCGGGAAACCAGTAATCGCCCACCGACCAGCCGGTCAGCGCGCGCAGCGCACCCTGCACCGGACCGGCCGGCTGGAAAAAATCGGTGTAGGCGTAAGCCGCGACATACGACGGCGCGGCAAGCGGCAACACCAGCGCCCATTCGAAGATGCGCCGGCCGGGAAACTCGCACATGGCGACGATCCAGGCGGCCGGCACCCCGACGATCACCACGCCGACGCCGACCATAACCACCAGCGCGAGCGTGTTGCCGATATAGGAGGGAAGAACCGTATCGGCGAGGTGCGCCCAGGCGCCTTGGCCGGGCGCGAAGGCATATAGGGCGACGGCGGCGATGGGCAGGATCAGGAGGCCGCCGACGAGAACCGCGAGGACGACAAGCGGGGACGGGCGCGCGCGGGACCGGGACGCGGACGCGGCGGGCGATGCGGCGGGAGAGACACTCATGCGTGCGGCATTGTCCGGGAAAAATCCCGGCATTACAACCGCTTCGAGGACATCACGGCGCCGGGTTGACCAGCGCGCCGGTAGGGGTTCGCGCGCGCTCGATGACGGCCCGCTCGCCCTCGATCCTGACGCGGCCCTCGGCGATCAGGCGGACGGCGTGCGGATAGATGACATGCTCCTGGGCCAGGACCCGGGCGGCGAGGGTTTCGGCGGTGTCCTCGGGGCGCACCGGCACCGCGGCCTGGGCGATGATCGGGCCCTCGTCCATGTTCTCGCGCACGAAATGGACGGTACAGCCGGCGAATCGCGCGCCGGCTTCGATCACGCGCTCGTGGGTGTGCAGTCCCTTGAAGGCGGGCAGCAACGACGGATGGATGTTGATCATCCGGTCGCGCCAGCGCCGCACGAATCCGGCGCCGAGCAGGCGCATGAATCCGGCGAGGCACACCAGACCCGCGCCCGAGGCCTCGATCGCCCTGGTCAATTGGTTTTCGAACGCGGCGCGGTCGGGAAAATTACGGTGATCGATCACATGGGTCGCAACGCCCGCAGCCTTCGCCCGTTCGAGACCGAGGGCGTCCGGCTCGTTGGCGAGGGTGAGGACGATCTCGGCCGGATAGGCGGGATCCCGACAGGCGTCGATCAGGGCCTGAAGGTTGCTGCCCCGGCCCGAAATCAACACCGCCAGCTTCAATCGCGCCATGCGCCGTCGAGTCCTTCGAGAACGACCGCCGGGCCGGTCGCGCGTGGAATGATTTCGCCGATGGGGTAAACAGTTTCGCCGTGGTCGCGCAAAATCCCGACGATTGCGTCGGCCTCCGACGCAGCGACGATGGCGATCATGCCGATGCCGCAATTGAAAGTGCGCGCCATTTCCTCCGGCGCCACGTTGCCGGTCGCCTTCAGCCAGCGGAACACGGGCGGAATCCGCCACTTCTTCATATCGATCCGCGCCGCGAAACGGTCGGAATAAACGCGCGGCGGATTTTCGATCAAACCGCCGCCGGTGATGTGGGCGAGCGCGTGCACGCCGTTCGCCTTGAGCGCGGCGAGGCCGCTTTTGACGTAAATCCGCGTCGGCGTCAGCAGCGCCTGGCCGAGCGACTGGCGCGCGTCAAACGGCGCGCGCGCGTCGAAGCCGAAGCCGGCACGCTCGACCACGCGGCGCACGAGCGAGAAGCCGTTAGAGTGAACGCCGTTCGAAGCGAGCCCGAGAATGGCGTCGCCGGCGGCGACGTGGGCGCCGGTCAACACCCGGTCGCGCTCGACCGCGCCGACGGCGAAGCCGGCGAGGTCGTAATCCTCGCCTGCGTACATGCCGGGCATTTCGGCGGTCTCGCCGCCGACCAGCGCGCAACCCGCTTGGCGGCAACCCTCGGCGATCCCGGCGATGACCGCGCGACCGACGGCGACGTCGAGCTTGCCGGTGGCGAAGTAATCGAGAAAGAACAGCGGCTCGGCGCCCTGGACGAGCAGATCGTTGACGCACATGGCGACCAGGTCGATGCCGATGCCGTCGTGCATGCGGGCTGCGACGGCGATCTTGAGCTTGGTACCGACGCCGTCGGTACCGGAAACCAGGATCGGATCGCGATAACCCGCCGCCTTGAGATCGAACAGCGCGCCGAAGCCGCCGAGCCCGCCCATCGTCCCACGCCGGTCGGTCGAACGGGCGAGCGGCTTGATTGCCTCGACCAAGGCATCACCGGAATCGATGTCGACACCCGAGTCGCGATAAGTAAGACCGGGGTCGGTTTGCGGATCCTGGCGCGTCGTCGCCATGCTCGAAAATCCCCCGGTTCACCGGCCCGCGTCGGCTTTGCACGCGGGCGACCTGTGCTACATTGAGCGCCCTTCGGGCGAGCCGAAGATAGACCTTTTGCGAAGGTTTTCAATGCGCGAGATGACCGGCTTGACGGTGCTGCGGATCGCGCTCGCGGGTGCGATTCTCGCCTTTTGGTTCGCGCCGGTCCGGGCGGCGTCGGTCTTCGACGTGGCGGGCGTGGCAGTGGACGTAACCGCCGATACCGCCGCCCAGGCCCGCGAACGGGCCTTGGCCGAGGGCGAGCGCGTCGCCTTTCGTCGCCTGCTGGAGCGGCTGACGCTGCGGTCCGACCATTCGCGCCTCCCGAACCCGCCGCGCGCCGAAATCGGCAACTACCTGCAGGATTTCTCCGTCGCCGACGAGAAAACCTCGCCGGTCCGCTATCTCGCCAAGCTCACGTTCCGCTTCAAAGCCGAGGAAATCCGCCGCTTGCTCGATCAGGTCGGCATCCCGTTCGCCGAAACCATGAGCAAACCGGTCTTGGTGCTACCGGTTTATCAGTCCGCCGGTGCGCTCCTGTTGTGGGACGACCCCAATCCGTGGCGATCGGCTTGGAGTCAAGTGACGGTGCGCGAGGGGTTGGTTCCATTGGTGTTGGCGGCTGGCGATTTGCAGGACGTGGCGGCGATCGGTGCCGAACAGGCGGCGGCCGCCGACGAAACGCGGCTTGCGGCGATCGCGGGCCGTTACGGCACCACCGACACCGTCGTTGCCGTCGCGACCATGGGCTACCAGCCGCAGCAGTCGGTTCCTTATGTCCGGGTCTTCGTGTCGCGCCACGGTCCGACCGCGCCCAAGGGGCGGACGGAAATTGAGATTACCGCGCAGGCCGGCGAAAACACCGGGCGTCTTCTCCAGCGCGCCGCCGCCGAGACGACTCGGCTGATCGAAGACGGCTGGAAGCGCGAAAACCTGCTCAGCCTCGGCCGCGCCTCGGTCGCGGCGGTGTCGGTGCCGATCGGCTCGCTCGCCGACTGGCTGGCGGTGCGCAAGAAGATGGGCGAAGTTTCGGTCGTGCGGCGAGCCGAGGTGATCCTGATGTCCAAGGCCGAAGTACGGCTCGCGCTTCATTTCATCGGCGAGGTGGACCAACTCGCGCTCGCGCTCGGTCAGGCGGATCTGCATCTTCTGCGCGAGGGCGACCTATGGGTCCTCACCTCCTCTCGGCCGGCGCGGGGATGACGGACGGTATTTCGTGCTCGCGCACCTGCCCAACCTGATCTCGCTGATGCGCCTGCTGATGGTGCCGCTGGTGGTGTACCTGATTCTGCACGAACGCCTGATTGCCGGGTTCTGGCTGTTCGTCGCCGCCGGCATCAGCGACGCCATCGACGGCTACATCGCCAAGCGATTCAACGTTTCAAGTCCGCTCGGTCGCTATCTCGATCCACTCGCCGACAAGGCGCTGCTGGTCGCGTTATTCGTTCTCGGCGGCTATCTGGATTTTCTGCCCGACTGGCTGGTGATCCTGGTGGTATTCCGCGACGTGATGATCATCGGCGGTGCCATCCTGTTCTATACGCTCGACCTGCCACCGAAGATGCCGCCCTTGGTGGTTAGCAAAATCAACACCGCATGCCAGATCGTGCTGGTGGCGGCGGCGCTCGCCTTTCGCGGCTACGGACTGGACTTGGCCCCGCTGCAATCCGTGCTGGAATACCTGGTAGCGGCGACGACCCTCGCCTCCGGCTTGGCATATCTGGTGAAATGGGGCCGCTTGGCGGCGACGATCGAGGAGGATCGCTAATCATGAACCGGCGAACCGTGTTTCTGCTCGCGCTAATCGGCGGGGTCGGGCTGCTGCTCTACGGCCTTTCCGGCGTGCTGCTGCCTTTCGTCGCCGGGCTGTTGGTCGCCTATTTCCTCGATCCGGTCGCCGACCGGCTGGAAAGCGCCGGGTTCTCGCGCACGCTCGCGACCACGGTCATCACTATCGCCTTCTTCGTGCTGGTGGCGGCAGTCTTGACGGTGCTGGCGCCGCTGCTGCAAGGGCAGATCGTCGGCCTCGTCGCCAAGACGCCGACGGTGGTCGAGGCACTGCGCGAGCAGGCCGCGCCGCTGATCGAGCGTTTCCAGGCGACACTGACCCAGGAGCAAATCGCGCGTCTGCGCGAGGCGGCCGGAACCTACGCGGGCGAAGCGGCCAAGCTGCTCGGCACCATGGTCGGCCGGGTGCTCAGCGGGGGCGCGGCGTTTCTCCAGCTTCTCTCGCTCGTGATCATCACGCCGTTGGTGTCGTTCTACCTGCTGCGCGATTGGGACCGGATCGTCGCCCAATTCGACGACTTGCTGCCGCGCGATATGGCGCCGACGGTGCGCGAGGTCATGGGCGAGATCGACCGGACCATCGCCGCATGGGTGCGCGGCCAAGCGACGGTGTGCCTGCTGCTGGCGACGTGGTATGGGCTCGGCCTGACCTTGGTCGGCCTCGAATTCGGCCTGGTCATCGGCTTTCTCACTGGCCTGATCTCGTTCGTGCCTTATTTCGGCATGGGCATCGGCCTCGCGGTCGCGCTCGGCGTCGCCTTCGCCCAGTTTTCCGGCGTGATGCCTTTCGTCCTGGTGGCGGGCGTCTTCGCCGTCGGTCAGGTGGTCGAAGGTTACGTTCTCACGCCCAAACTGGTCGGGGATAAAGTTGGGCTGCACCCGGTATGGGTGATCTTCGCGTTGCTCGCGGGCGGCGCGTTGTTCGGCTTCACCGGGGTGCTGCTCGCGGTGCCGGTCGCGGCGGTGATCGGCGTGTTGCTGCGCCATGCTCTCGCGCGCTATCGCGCCAGCGCCTATTGGCGCGGCGAGGGTCGTTCGTGACCGCCGCGACTGCCGACGCGGGGCGGCAGCTCGCGCTCGCTTTTGCGCACCGGGCCGCCTTCGGCGCCGACGATTTCCTGGTCGCGCCGTCGAACGCGGACGCGGTCGCCTGGGTCGATCGCTGGCGGACGTGGGCCCGCCCGGTGCTGGTGCTGCATGGTCCCCCAGGCTGCGGCAAGACCCATCTCGGCCATGTTTTTCTCGGTCTCGCCGACGGCATCGCAATTGCGGCCAAGGATTTGGGCGCAAGCGACTTCGCCCGCCTTGTGGACGAACGCCGCACCGACACGCCCGCGATGCTGGTGGAGGACGCCGACCGAATCGGCGATCCGGCCGCCGAGCACGCGCTTTTTCACTTGCACAATCTGATCGTTGAGGCACGGGGATATCTGCTGCTGACCGCGCGCGTGCCGCCCGCGCGTTGGCCGATCCGGCTGCCCGATCTCGCCTCGCGGGTACGCGCCGCCCCGACGGTCGCCATAGCACCGCCGGACGAGGCGTTGATCGGCGCGGTATTGGTCAAGCAGTTCGCCGACCGCCAGGTGCGGGTCGATCCCGCCGTGATCGCGTTCTTAATGGCGCGCATGGAGCGCTCCTTCGACGCGGCGCGGCGGCTGGTGGACGCCCTCGATGCGGCCGCGTTGAGCGAAGGTCGCGCCATCACTGTTCCGCTTGTGTCGGCGGTTCTGGCACGTCTCAGTGATGAGACGAAAGATTAGGCGCGCGCGAGCTTGATCTTGCGCCCTTCGGCCGAGAGTGCGATCCGGCCCCGGATCAGACCGAGCGCGTCGTCGCCGAACACTTCGCGCCGCCAGCCGGAGAGCGCGGCGACGCCCGCCTTTTCGCCGAAGGCGGCGATGCGTTCCAGGTCGGACGCCGAGGCCAGCAGCTTCGGCGCCACGCCCGAGGACTCGGCGGCGTGCTTGAGTAGCACCTTGAGCAGGTCGGTCACCGGCCCGATACCGCCCGGTAGGTCGGTCTTTTCCTCCATATGCGGGCACTCCCTGTCCGGTACGGCAATGCCGGCGGCGATGGCCTTCAGGAGCCCGGCGCCCATGGACCCCTCGGCCATCTTGGCGCTCAAGCCCCGAGTGCGCGCGAGCGCGTCGACCGACGTCGGCCGGTGGTGCGCGATCTCGATCAGGGATTCGTCGCGCAAGACGCGCCCGCGCGGAATGTCGCGGCGCTGGGCCTCACGCTCGCGCCAGGCGGCGACCTCGCGCAGGACCGAGAGGAAGCGTCCGCCGCCGCGCGCCTTGAGCCTGAGCCACGCGCGCGCCGGATCGACGTCGTAGGTGGCCGTGTTGGTTAGCACCGCCATTTCCTCCGCTAGCCACGATTCGCGGCCATTGGCGGCGAGCCGGCGGCGTAGTTCCTCGTAGACCTTGCGCAGGTGAATCACATCGTCGAGGGCATACGCGATCTGGCGTTCGCTCAAGGGTCGCGCCGACCAGTCGGTGAAGCGCGAGGATTTGTCGATCCGGGCGCGGGCGAGCGAGCCGACCAGGGTTTCGTAGCTCGCCGAATCGCCGAAGCCGCAGACCATCGCCGCGACTTGGGTGTCGAATACCGGCGTCGGCAGTTTCTTGGTCAAGTAATAGAAGATTTCCAAATCCTGGCGCGCGGCGTGAAAGACCTTGAGCACGCCCGGATCGTCGAAAATCCGAAGGAGCGGGGCGAGATCGATTCCCGGTGCGAGCGCGTCGATGGCGGCGGCTGCGGCGGGGTCGTCATCCATGCCGCCGCCGGCCACCTGCACGACGCAGAGGATCGGCCAATAGGTCCGCTCGCGCATGAATTCGGTGTCAACGGTGACGAACGGCGCGCCGGCGATGCGCCGGCAGAAATCGGCGAGGACTTCGCTGTCGGCGATCAGGGCGGGGCGGGATGGACTCAACGACGACTCCGCCGTTCCTCGGGAGCTAGGCCGGCGACGAACTCGCGGCGGGTGAAGGCGTGGCCGCAGACCATGCAGTTGAGCGGGCCGAACGGCTCGCGCGCCGGGTCGAATTCGCCCTGGGCGACGTTTTGTCGTTCGCCGCAGTTGGGGCAGCGTGCCGGTCCCATGCCGGGTGCGAGGGGGCCGGTACGTTCGCCGGATTCGGACCGGGATGGGGTGGCGGGGGGCATGGGCGTCGTGTCCTCGAAGTCTAAGATGTGGCGCTTCGCGGGCCCGAGGTCAATGTCTTCGCGTTGTGTCATCAGTCCACTGTAACTTGACAAACGGCGCCGGGCGGTCGAGCTTTCGCCCGCCCTTTTTAGTTCGACCCGATGCATCCTTACCGCACCCACACCTGCGGCGCACTGCGCCCCGCCCACGTCGGCGAAACCGTCCGGCTGTCGGGCTGGGTCCATCGCAAGCGCGACCACGGCAACCTGCTGTTCGTCGATCTGCGCGACCATTACGGCCTGACCCAGTGCGTGATCGACAGTTCCGCGCCGCCCTTCAAGGTCGCCGAAGGCGTGCGCCCGGAAAGCGTGGTCATCGTCACCGGTCGCGTGGTCAAGCGCGCGCCGGAAACCGTGAATCCCAACCTGCCGACCGGCGAGGTCGAAGTGGCGATCGCCGCGATCGAGGTGGAAGGCCCGGCCGAGGTGCTGCCGATCCAGGTCGCGGGCGACATCGAATACCCCGAGGATTTGCGCCTGACCTATCGCTTCCTCGATCTCCGGCGCGAAAAGCCGCACCGCAACATCCTGCTCCGCAGCCAGGTGATCGCGAGCATCCGCCGGCGCATGACCGAACAAGGCTTCGTCGAATTCCAAACCCCGATCCTGACCGCCAGTTCGCCCGAAGGCGCGCGCGACTACCTGGTGCCGTCGCGCAACCATCCGGGCCAGTTCTACGCGCTGCCCCAGGCGCCGCAGCAGTTCAAGCAGTTGATCATGATTTCGGGCTTCGACCGCTATTTCCAGATCGCGCCCTGCTTTCGCGACGAGGACGCGCGCGCCGACCGCTCTCCGGGCGAGTTCTACCAGCTCGACTTCGAAATGGCGTTTGTCACCCAGGATGACGTGTTCGCGGCGATCGAGCCGGTATTGGCCGGCGTGTTCGAGGAATTCGCGCGCGGGCGCACGGTGACCAAACCACCGTTTCCGCGCGTCCCTTACGCCGATTCCATGCTGAGGTACGGCAACGACAAGCCCGATCTCCGCAATCCGATCGTGATGAGCGACGCGACCGAGATCTTTCGCGGCTCCGGCTTCGGGCTGTTCGCCAACCTGGTGGCCAAGGGCGCGGTGGTGCGCGCGATTCCCGCGCCGGGCGCCGGCGCGCAACCGCGCAGCTTCTTCGACAAGCTCAACGATTGGGCCAAGGCCGAAGGCGCGGGCGGCCTCGGCTACATGGTGATGGAGGACGGCGGCGCCAAAGGCCCGATCGGCAAGAACCTGGATGCCGAGCGCATCGCCCGCGTGCGCCAGACGACCGGTGCCAAAGATGGCGACGCCGTGTTCTTCGTTTGCGGCGACAAAGCCAAGGCGGAGAAATTCGCCGGCCTCGCCCGCACCCGCATCGGCGAGGAACTCGATCTGATCGAGAAAAATGCCTTCCGTTTCTGCTGGGTGGTTGATTTTCCGATGTACGAGTTGAATCCGGACACCCAGAAGATCGAATTCAGCCACAATCCATTCTCGATGCCGCAAGGGGGACTGGAGGCGCTCAACACCAAGGCCCCACTCGACGTCCTCGCCTTCCAATACGACATCGTCTGCAACGGCATCGAGCTTTCGAGCGGCGCGATCCGCAACCATCGCCCGGACATCATGCTGCGCGCGTTCGAGATCGCGGGATATGGTAAGGAGGAAGTCGAACGCCGCTTCGGCGGCATGCTGTCGGCGTTCCGCTACGGCGCGCCACCGCACGGCGGTTCGGCCCCGGGCATCGACCGGATCGTGATGATGCTGGCGGACGAACCCAACATCCGCGAGGTGATCGTGTTCCCCATGAACCAGCAGGCCCAGGACCTGCTCATGGGCGCGCCTGCGCCGGCCGACCCGGCGCGGCTCAAGGAACTGCACCTGAAGCTCGATTTGCCGAAGCCGAAGGGCAAGGACGAGCGTTAATCCCGCGTAGCCCCAATCGGCGCTTGACTTTGCCGGTTCCAGCCCCCATATAACGCGCGACCGATTTCTCGCGATCGCGCGGACAGCGCCCCGCTTCGGCGGCAGCTCTTCATTCATCCCGAGACAATCTTTGCAACGTCGCCGGCCCCGGAAGCGCGTGGGGCGGGCCAAAACGCCGGTTAGGCGCGCGACTTGATTCGCGCGCCCGGCGCCTAAGGAAATATTTTAACGTGACTCAATCTACCTTCTCTGGTCTCGGCCTCGCCGAACCGATCGTGCGTGCACTCTCTTCCGAAAACTACGCTGTTCCCACTCCGATCCAGGCCCAAGCCGTTCCGCTACTGCTCGCCGGGCGCGATCTGCTCGGCATCGCCCAAACCGGCACCGGCAAGACCGCCGCCTTCGTGCTGCCGATTCTTCAGCATCTTTCGGCCGCGAGCGAATCCTTGCGGCAAACAAGTCGGGATGGCGCTCACTCTCAGCGCGCCTTACGCGCGCTGATCCTCGCGCCGACGCGCGAACTCGCCTTGCAGATCGGCGAACGCATCCAGGCCTACGGCCGCCATCTCGGTCTTCGCCACGCGGTGATTTTGGGCGGCGTCGGCCAAGGCCCGCAGGTGCAGGCGTTGCGCGCGGGCGTCGATATCCTGGTCGCCACGCCTGGCCGCCTGCTCGATCTCCACAATCAACGTCACGTCCGTCTCGACGCCATTACCCACTTGGTGATCGACGAAGCCGACCGTATGCTCGACATGGGCTTTATCCGCGACGTGCGCCGCATCGTCGCGCTGCTGCCGAAGGTGCGCCAATCGCTGCTGTTTTCCGCGACCATGCCCGCCGACGTGGCGCGGCTCGCCCACGACATGCTCCGCGATCCGGCACGGATCGAGGTGACGCCCCAGGTGGTCACCGTCGAGCGCATCGACCAGTCGGTCTATATGGTCGAAACCGCCGCCAAGCGAGGGTTGCTCACCTACCTGATGGCCGATCCGGCGCTCGCGCGCGTGATCGTGTTCACCCGCACCAAGCACGGCGCCAATCGGGTGGCGGAGCACCTGGAGAAGACCGGAATCACCGCCGCCGCCATTCACGGCAACAAGTCGCAAGGCGCGCGCGTGCGCGCCCTCGAAGGCTTCCGCGAAGGCCATGTGCGCGCCCTGGTCGCAACCGACATCGCCGCGCGCGGCATCGACGTCGATGGCATCAGCCACGTGGTCAACTTCGACCTGCCCAACATCCCGGAAAGCTACGTGCACCGCATCGGCCGCACCGCGCGCGCCGGGGCGGACGGCAAGGCGATCTCGTTCTGCGATGGGAGCGAGCGCGAATACCTGCGCGACATCGAAAAATTGATCCGCAAAACGCTGCCGGTGGCGGGACGGGTGGCGGCGGCGCCGGGCGCGCAAACGCACGGCGTGGCTGATCGCCGCCATTCCGGTTCTCAGCGCCGCGCCGGCCGCGATCGCGGCGCGCGCTTCGGCCGTTTCGGCGGCAGGGATTCGGCGAATGCGACCGCGCGGCCGACCCAGCGCGCGAGCGCCCCGGGCGCCGCGTAGGCTTTTTTCTCGACGTAGAGAAATCCCCGCATCGGCCGGCCGGTGAAATCCATCGGCCGGACGTCGGGCGGCGCGAGCCATTTCCGTGCATCGTCCGGCGCGACCCGGACGACCAATTTGTCGTCGAGCACGCCGCAGCACATGTGGTCTTTGACCATGAAGGCGAGGCCACCGAACATTTTGCGCTCGCTCGTGCCCGGACGGCGAACCATGAGACGCCGGATTTTTTCCGCGAGTTTCGCGTCGTAAGCCACGGCGCCTTGCCCCTCAGCGCCAGTGGGGCGGATAGGTTTTGTCGTATCCCGGCAGCGCCCGAATCCGCTCGCGCCATTTTTCGATCGCCGGATAGCGTTCGGCGAACGGCAACAGGCCGAGGCCGAGCGGCTGGGCGCTGTCCTTGCCGGCGGCGCGCAGCAGGATTTCGATGGAAGGATAAACCGCCAGATCGGCGGCGCTGAGCCGGTCGAGGGCAAGCCAATCGTTGTCGCTCAAGCGGCGTTCCATGATCCCGAGCTCGTCGTGGGCCTCGGGAACGGCGGCGCGGATGTCGTCCGTATTGTCCTCGACGGTCCCGAACAGGACCGGAACAACGATCCGAAGGCCGGCGGGCTCCAGGTAGTAGACCAAATCGGATATCGCCTTCCACACCCGGCCGGTTTCCTCCGCGCTCCGCCCGAACAGGGGCGGGTCGGGATATTTGCGGTCGAGATAGGCCATGATGGCGATGGATTCGGCCAGCACGTAGTCGCCGTCCTTGATCGTCGGCACCTTGCCGCGCGGATTGAGGGCGAGGAACCCGGGCGCCTTGTGCTCCTCCTTCGCGAATTGGAGCAGGCGCGAAACGTACGGAATTTTCTTCGCTTCGAGCGTCAACAGCACGCGCCAGGCGGGCGGGCTGCCGCTGCCCCAATAGACTTCGAGCGTCATGGTTTTCTCCTGTCGTGTCGTCAACGGCTCGGCGGCGGACTATACTGGGGGCGGCGTGTCTAGTCACTTGCTTTTTACAAGTTACTGATCGGAATGCGATTCATGGCGAGGGTGGCGACCGACAAACCGGCGAAACGGGGGCGCAAGGGCGGATTCCGCTCCGGGTGCCCGATCGTCTGCGCGCTCGATCTGGTCGGCGACAAGTGGAGCCTGGTCGTCGTGCGCGACATGATGCTGGGCAAAAGGAAATACCGGGAATTCCTGGAATCACCCGAGGGCATCCCGACCAACATCCTGGCCGACCGCCTGAAATCTCTCGAAGGGCAGGGGATCGTCCGCCGCCGGCGCTACCAAGCGCACCCGGTCCGCCACGAATACGCGCTCACCCGGAAGGGGGCGGAGTTGCTGCCGGTGCTGCAGCAATTCGTGATCTGGGCGCGCAAGCACGTGCCCGGGCGCTGGGGCGATCCGCCCAAGGGGTTTTTCGGGGCGACGCCCGACGACCTTCTGAAACCAAAATCGAAAACGCCCGGCGGAAAGAACTAGGTTCTACTTTCCGAGCAGCTTCTTCATGGTGTCGCCGGCGGCGCCGGCCGCCCCTTCGAGCGCCTTGGTCGCTCCTTGCGCCGCTTCACCGGCCGCCTTGGCGGCGCCTTCGGCCGCGCCCTTGGCGAGGCCGCTCGCCTCCCCAAT is a window of Rhodospirillales bacterium DNA encoding:
- a CDS encoding DNA replication protein, which codes for MTAATADAGRQLALAFAHRAAFGADDFLVAPSNADAVAWVDRWRTWARPVLVLHGPPGCGKTHLGHVFLGLADGIAIAAKDLGASDFARLVDERRTDTPAMLVEDADRIGDPAAEHALFHLHNLIVEARGYLLLTARVPPARWPIRLPDLASRVRAAPTVAIAPPDEALIGAVLVKQFADRQVRVDPAVIAFLMARMERSFDAARRLVDALDAAALSEGRAITVPLVSAVLARLSDETKD
- the rnd gene encoding ribonuclease D encodes the protein MIADSEVLADFCRRIAGAPFVTVDTEFMRERTYWPILCVVQVAGGGMDDDPAAAAAIDALAPGIDLAPLLRIFDDPGVLKVFHAARQDLEIFYYLTKKLPTPVFDTQVAAMVCGFGDSASYETLVGSLARARIDKSSRFTDWSARPLSERQIAYALDDVIHLRKVYEELRRRLAANGRESWLAEEMAVLTNTATYDVDPARAWLRLKARGGGRFLSVLREVAAWREREAQRRDIPRGRVLRDESLIEIAHHRPTSVDALARTRGLSAKMAEGSMGAGLLKAIAAGIAVPDRECPHMEEKTDLPGGIGPVTDLLKVLLKHAAESSGVAPKLLASASDLERIAAFGEKAGVAALSGWRREVFGDDALGLIRGRIALSAEGRKIKLARA
- the aspS gene encoding aspartate--tRNA ligase, with product MHPYRTHTCGALRPAHVGETVRLSGWVHRKRDHGNLLFVDLRDHYGLTQCVIDSSAPPFKVAEGVRPESVVIVTGRVVKRAPETVNPNLPTGEVEVAIAAIEVEGPAEVLPIQVAGDIEYPEDLRLTYRFLDLRREKPHRNILLRSQVIASIRRRMTEQGFVEFQTPILTASSPEGARDYLVPSRNHPGQFYALPQAPQQFKQLIMISGFDRYFQIAPCFRDEDARADRSPGEFYQLDFEMAFVTQDDVFAAIEPVLAGVFEEFARGRTVTKPPFPRVPYADSMLRYGNDKPDLRNPIVMSDATEIFRGSGFGLFANLVAKGAVVRAIPAPGAGAQPRSFFDKLNDWAKAEGAGGLGYMVMEDGGAKGPIGKNLDAERIARVRQTTGAKDGDAVFFVCGDKAKAEKFAGLARTRIGEELDLIEKNAFRFCWVVDFPMYELNPDTQKIEFSHNPFSMPQGGLEALNTKAPLDVLAFQYDIVCNGIELSSGAIRNHRPDIMLRAFEIAGYGKEEVERRFGGMLSAFRYGAPPHGGSAPGIDRIVMMLADEPNIREVIVFPMNQQAQDLLMGAPAPADPARLKELHLKLDLPKPKGKDER
- a CDS encoding DEAD/DEAH box helicase, which gives rise to MTQSTFSGLGLAEPIVRALSSENYAVPTPIQAQAVPLLLAGRDLLGIAQTGTGKTAAFVLPILQHLSAASESLRQTSRDGAHSQRALRALILAPTRELALQIGERIQAYGRHLGLRHAVILGGVGQGPQVQALRAGVDILVATPGRLLDLHNQRHVRLDAITHLVIDEADRMLDMGFIRDVRRIVALLPKVRQSLLFSATMPADVARLAHDMLRDPARIEVTPQVVTVERIDQSVYMVETAAKRGLLTYLMADPALARVIVFTRTKHGANRVAEHLEKTGITAAAIHGNKSQGARVRALEGFREGHVRALVATDIAARGIDVDGISHVVNFDLPNIPESYVHRIGRTARAGADGKAISFCDGSEREYLRDIEKLIRKTLPVAGRVAAAPGAQTHGVADRRHSGSQRRAGRDRGARFGRFGGRDSANATARPTQRASAPGAA
- a CDS encoding TfoX/Sxy family protein; this encodes MAYDAKLAEKIRRLMVRRPGTSERKMFGGLAFMVKDHMCCGVLDDKLVVRVAPDDARKWLAPPDVRPMDFTGRPMRGFLYVEKKAYAAPGALARWVGRAVAFAESLPPKRPKRAPRSRPARR
- a CDS encoding glutathione S-transferase family protein, with protein sequence MTLEVYWGSGSPPAWRVLLTLEAKKIPYVSRLLQFAKEEHKAPGFLALNPRGKVPTIKDGDYVLAESIAIMAYLDRKYPDPPLFGRSAEETGRVWKAISDLVYYLEPAGLRIVVPVLFGTVEDNTDDIRAAVPEAHDELGIMERRLSDNDWLALDRLSAADLAVYPSIEILLRAAGKDSAQPLGLGLLPFAERYPAIEKWRERIRALPGYDKTYPPHWR